In the genome of Ictalurus furcatus strain D&B chromosome 13, Billie_1.0, whole genome shotgun sequence, one region contains:
- the si:ch211-28p3.4 gene encoding zinc-binding protein A33 yields MKTQSEDMPVKQQEHFKKQRDILAYQMKKLSAKQVHFIEKTAVLKEKIRKKYEDMKRVLDEDLRITMCQLDMEQEAMERTTKEKIERCYQLMQDLEQQLSETDKQLEQDKAHNLDRISETDRRIMETLNVTDPKCIQMDEFKNEQLLSLTVNLLLFIRSQVPVTKKLFQSYAQEVVLNPDSAHPKLIISPEGNSVTYTDTWQEVPENPFRFDTTLNVISQEGFKEGRNYWEVQVIGKTYWELGLTYPSIPRKGHEEQCWLGRGPESWCVEYFNGDYTAWHNGVPHELTHLTGKQFQRIGVFSSSYGGLVCFVGSDTMTPFYTFCVGTFTDALHQAVCPGHDNQGTNWKPLLICDASRFGPIL; encoded by the exons ATGAAGACTCAATCCGAG gACATGCCTGTAAAACAGCAAGAACACTTCAAAAAGCAAAGGGATATTCTTGCTTACCAAATGAAAAAACTGTCGGCAAAGCAAGTGCATTTCATT GAAAAGACAGCAGTACTGAAAGAAAAGATCAGGAAGAAGTATGAGGACATGAAGCGAGTGCTGGATGAGGATCTGCGAATCACAATGTGTCAGCTAGACATGGAGCAGGAGGCTATGGAGAGAACCACTAAAGAGAAAATAGAAAGGTGCTACCAACTAATGCAGGACCTGGAGCAGCAGCTGTCTGAAACCGACAAACAGCTGGAACAAGACAAAGCGCACAACTTGGATCGG aTTTCAGAGACAGATAGAAG GATAATGGAGACTCTGAATGTGACAGATCCAAAGTGTATCCAAATGGATGAGTTCAAGAACGAGCAGTTGCTAAGTTTAACTGTTAATTTATTGCTGTTCATCCGCTCACAGGTTCCTGTTACTAAGAAGCTCTTCCAGAGCT ATGCCCAAGAGGTGGTTCTAAACCCTGATTCTGCTCATCCGAAACTCATCATTTCCCCAGAAGGAAACTCAGTTACATACACGGACACCTGGCAGGAAGTTCCAGAAAATCCATTCCGCTTTGACACCACCCTGAACGTAATAAGCCAAGAGGGTTTCAAAGAAGGGCGCAATTACTGGGAGGTGCAGGTCATTGGCAAAACCTACTGGGAGCTGGGACTCACCTATCCCAGCATCCCCAGGAAAGGTCATGAGGAGCAGTGCTGGCTGGGGCGTGGACCCGAGTCCTGGTGTGTGGAATACTTTAACGGTGATTACACAGCTTGGCACAATGGAGTTCCCCATGAACTCACCCATTTAACCGGGAAGCAATTCCAACGTATCGGGGTCTTCTCCAGCTCATATGGGGGTCTCGTGTGTTTCGTTGGATCAGACACCATGACCCCATTCTACACCTTTTGTGTAGGCACATTTACAGATGCACTTCATCAAGCCGTCTGTCCTGGCCATGACAACCAGGGGACTAACTGGAAACCACTGCTGATCTGTGATGCCTCCAGGTTTGGGCCCATTCTGTGA
- the casp7 gene encoding caspase-7: MAEETLGGKTEDSEEETCCSGDQTDAKPDRKARFLLFGSKKTKDEKLREQDSEQRYRIISPECQYKMNYQRVGKCIIINNKNFHQETGMNVRNGTDRDAGELLKCFKNLGFDVVIYNDQTCEKMQGILKNVSEEDHTDSSCFACILLSHGEEGMIYGTDRAMPIKDITSLFRGDMCKSLVGKPKLFFIQACRGSEFDDGIQTDSGTPHDTVETDASPRHKIPVEADFLFAYSTVPGYYSWRNPGQGSWFVQALCNVLNESGKQLEILQILTRVNYMVATNFVSWSEDPRFSEKKQIPCVVSMLTKELYFN; the protein is encoded by the exons ATGGCTGAAGAAACTTTGGGTGGTAAAACTGAGGACTCAGAGGAAGAGACATGTTGTTCTGGGGACCAAACAGATGCGAAGCCTGATCGTAAAGCAAGATTTCTGCTCTTTGGAAG CAAGAAGACCAAGGATGAAAAGTTGCGGGAACAGGATTCTGAGCAGCGCTACAGGATCATTTCTCCAGAGTGTCAATATAAGATGAACTATCAGCGAGTAGGAAAATGTATCATCATTAACAATAAGAACTTTCATCAAGAGACAG GGATGAATGTACGCAATGGCACAGATCGAGATGCAGGAGAACTGCTCAAATGCTTTAAAAACCTTGGTTTTGACGTTGTCATCTACAACGACCAGACCTGTGAAAAAATGCAGGGGATACTGAAAAATG tgTCAGAAGAAGATCACACCGACAGCTCCTGCTTTGCCTGCATATTGCTAAGCCATGGAGAGGAGGGCATGATATATGGAACGGACAGGGCCATGCCCATCAAGGACATAACCTCCCTTTTCAGAGGAGATATGTGCAAGAGCCTTGTGGGCAAACCAAAGCTTTTCTTCATCCAG GCCTGTCGAGGTTCAGAGTTTGATGACGGTATACAGACGGACTCAGGAACACCTCATGACACTGTAGAAACAGATGCGAGCCCCAGACACAAAATCCCAGTGGAGGCAGACTTCTTATTTGCATACTCCACTGTTCCAG GTTACTACTCATGGAGGAATCCAGGCCAGGGTTCTTGGTTTGTCCAAGCTCTTTGTAACGTCCTGAATGAGTCCGGCAAGCAACTGGAAATCTTGCAGATCCTCACACGTGTCAACTACATGGTGGCAACCAACTTTGTGTCCTGGTCTGAAGATCCACGCTTCAGTGAGAAGAAGCAGATTCCTTGTGTTGTCTCTATGCTGACCAAAGAGCTTTATTTTAACTGA